One stretch of Arthrobacter polaris DNA includes these proteins:
- a CDS encoding PhoH family protein, translated as MAETTAHSHDSYPDQGPGRHFPHSVDGTRTEVVSFHSAEQMVATLGAEDEGLRIVENLYPGXSFLARGNVLTITGPEGVVPRIMHLMEEARSMAAHNSPMSASVWEQLVAMLKTRPDSSVVEILSYDILSSRGRTIRPKTANQXAYVDAIDRNTVVFGIGPAGTGKTYLAMAKAVQALQNKDVSRIILTRPAVEAGERLGFLPGTLNDKIDPYLRPLYDALHDMMDPETIPRLMAAGTIEVAXLAYMRGRTLNDAFIILDEAQNTTXEQMKMFLTRLGFGSRIVVTGDITQVDLPTGTRSGLRVVKEILEGLDDIHFSILDATDVVRHRLVGAIVSAYNNWDDAHPSSMTPKESTSR; from the coding sequence ATGGCAGAGACAACAGCGCATAGCCACGATTCCTATCCCGACCAGGGACCAGGGCGGCACTTCCCACACTCCGTCGATGGAACGCGCACCGAAGTAGTGAGTTTTCACTCCGCCGAGCAAATGGTTGCCACACTCGGTGCAGAGGATGAGGGACTGCGGATTGTTGAAAATCTGTACCCCGGGNTGAGTTTCCTCGCCCGTGGCAATGTCCTGACCATCACTGGCCCCGAAGGTGTAGTACCGCGGATTATGCATCTGATGGAAGAGGCGCGCTCAATGGCGGCGCACAATAGCCCCATGAGTGCCAGTGTCTGGGAGCAATTGGTGGCCATGCTCAAAACTCGGCCCGATTCCTCTGTGGTGGAGATCCTCAGCTATGACATCCTCTCCAGCCGTGGCAGGACTATTCGGCCCAAAACGGCGAATCAANAAGCCTATGTCGATGCCATCGACCGTAACACCGTGGTGTTTGGCATCGGTCCGGCCGGGACAGGGAAAACCTACCTTGCCATGGCCAAAGCAGTCCAAGCCCTGCAGAACAAGGACGTTAGCCGTATTATCCTGACCCGTCCTGCGGTGGAGGCGGGTGAGCGGTTGGGTTTCCTGCCCGGCACACTGAACGATAAAATTGACCCTTATCTCCGTCCGCTATACGACGCACTGCACGACATGATGGACCCTGAAACCATTCCCCGGCTCATGGCAGCTGGCACCATAGAAGTTGCCNCCTTGGCATATATGCGCGGACGCACGCTCAATGACGCCTTCATTATTTTGGACGAGGCCCAGAACACCACCNCGGAGCAAATGAAGATGTTCCTGACACGGTTGGGCTTTGGCTCCAGAATTGTTGTCACAGGTGACATCACGCAGGTAGATCTGCCCACCGGCACTAGGTCCGGACTCCGTGTGGTCAAGGAAATCTTAGAAGGCCTCGACGACATTCATTTTTCCATCTTGGACGCCACGGACGTGGTGAGGCACCGTTTGGTAGGGGCAATAGTTAGCGCCTACAACAACTGGGATGACGCTCATCCCAGTTCCATGACACCGAAGGAAAGCACCTCCCGATGA
- a CDS encoding 16S rRNA (uracil(1498)-N(3))-methyltransferase has protein sequence MSNPVFYATPQQLAGLVPGSRYLLDGAEGRHATTVKRLTLGEPVDXCDGAGLRLVCTVTAVEKGSLSVQVQKVRPETVQSIEFTLVQALAKGDRDELAIEMATELGIDAVVPWQAERSIVRWKMEKAVKGPEKWRQVVSAAAKQARRATIPQVGSLVGTAALCDRIAAADLALILHEDATDSVAAVARAWHAKQQPGGNADAGAPLDGRPLQVVMIVGPEGGMSMAEVHAFVDAGARTALLGPHVLRASTAGPAAVVVLSQELGRW, from the coding sequence ATGAGTAACCCTGTCTTCTACGCCACGCCCCAGCAGCTTGCCGGTCTAGTCCCGGGTTCTAGGTATTTACTGGATGGGGCTGAAGGCCGTCATGCCACCACCGTCAAGCGGCTCACTCTTGGTGAGCCGGTTGATGNNTGCGACGGCGCAGGGTTGCGTTTAGTGTGCACCGTCACAGCAGTTGAAAAGGGCAGCTTGAGCGTTCAAGTTCAGAAGGTGCGCCCGGAAACGGTCCAGAGCATTGAATTCACCCTGGTCCAAGCCCTCGCTAAAGGTGACAGGGACGAATTGGCTATTGAAATGGCCACGGAACTCGGTATTGATGCAGTGGTGCCCTGGCAAGCTGAACGTTCAATTGTTCGTTGGAAGATGGAGAAGGCCGTTAAGGGCCCGGAAAAGTGGCGCCAAGTGGTGAGCGCCGCGGCCAAACAGGCACGGCGAGCCACAATACCGCAGGTTGGCTCATTGGTTGGGACAGCGGCCCTCTGCGATCGCATTGCGGCAGCAGACCTTGCCCTGATCCTGCATGAGGACGCCACCGATTCTGTGGCCGCGGTTGCCCGTGCCTGGCACGCCAAGCAGCAACCTGGTGGGAATGCAGATGCGGGAGCGCCTCTGGATGGGCGTCCTCTTCAGGTGGTCATGATCGTTGGCCCAGAAGGCGGCATGAGCATGGCGGAAGTTCACGCATTTGTGGATGCCGGTGCCCGGACGGCACTCTTGGGTCCTCATGTGCTGCGCGCGTCAACCGCCGGACCTGCCGCCGTCGTTGTTCTCAGCCAAGAGCTGGGCCGCTGGTAG
- a CDS encoding hemolysin family protein, with protein MTLVVLPVMGVFFTAIAAFLAALESALNFXPRHDAETVTAHGRGSSLDKVLSQPLAHINAVRFXRVWFEMAAAVAVAIFLVGLLGNEWIAGLIATVVMAIFGFXLVGVSPRRLGRLHATALIGRTAWLVHGLRRILGPVPEWLIRLGSIMTKDSTSAHDAFVSEEEFREFVDRASESEMIEDNEAELIHSVFDFGETMVRAVMVPRMDIVSIDQDISLEEALEVFLNSGYSRIPVISGSTDHILGILYLKDVVATLHRLEDHVARPPVEHLARSVRYVPESKPVDDLLKELQHESTHVAIVVDEYGGTAGLVTLEDLIEEIVGEIADEYDLVSPEVQNLGDGRFRITARMAVDELGELFGKDLDDDEVDTVGGFMAKHLGKIPSVGNSVQVNGILLVADRMEASRNRVSHVIASVIEPAHNGSTAGAGPSQGYGAQISKSTEFKIPILRTTAARRQVPPHRTAAQERS; from the coding sequence GTGACGCTTGTGGTTTTACCGGTCATGGGAGTTTTCTTCACGGCCATCGCAGCCTTCTTGGCCGCACTTGAATCAGCGCTTAACTTTNTTCCTCGCCATGACGCCGAAACTGTTACGGCTCATGGGCGTGGCTCATCGCTTGACAAGGTCCTATCTCAACCGTTGGCGCACATTAACGCCGTGCGCTTTNGGCGTGTTTGGTTCGAGATGGCGGCGGCCGTGGCCGTGGCGATCTTCCTCGTGGGCTTGCTGGGAAACGAATGGATCGCCGGACTCATTGCGACAGTTGTGATGGCAATCTTTGGCTTTNTACTTGTGGGCGTTTCCCCGCGCAGGCTGGGACGGCTGCATGCAACTGCACTCATCGGCAGAACAGCGTGGCTTGTTCACGGGTTACGGCGCATACTTGGACCCGTCCCGGAATGGCTCATCCGCCTGGGTTCGATCATGACGAAGGACTCTACTTCAGCACACGACGCCTTTGTCAGCGAAGAGGAATTCCGCGAGTTTGTTGATCGTGCCAGCGAATCAGAAATGATCGAGGACAATGAGGCTGAGCTCATCCACAGCGTCTTTGACTTCGGTGAAACCATGGTCCGGGCCGTCATGGTGCCACGTATGGACATTGTCAGTATTGATCAGGACATTAGCTTGGAAGAGGCGCTGGAAGTTTTCCTCAACTCAGGATATTCGCGCATCCCCGTCATCAGCGGAAGTACCGATCACATCCTGGGCATCCTCTACCTGAAAGACGTGGTGGCTACACTGCACCGGCTGGAGGATCATGTAGCCCGCCCGCCGGTTGAACACCTAGCCCGCAGTGTCCGGTACGTCCCGGAGTCAAAGCCTGTTGATGACCTACTTAAGGAACTGCAGCATGAATCCACTCACGTGGCCATTGTGGTGGATGAATACGGCGGCACGGCAGGTCTTGTCACACTCGAGGACTTGATTGAGGAGATTGTTGGCGAAATTGCCGACGAATATGACCTTGTCTCTCCTGAAGTGCAGAACCTCGGCGATGGCAGATTCCGGATCACAGCCCGCATGGCAGTTGATGAACTGGGCGAGCTCTTCGGCAAGGACCTTGACGACGACGAAGTGGATACAGTGGGCGGTTTCATGGCCAAGCACTTGGGCAAGATCCCGTCCGTGGGCAACAGTGTGCAGGTGAACGGCATCTTGCTGGTGGCTGATCGAATGGAGGCCTCCCGCAATAGGGTAAGCCACGTCATTGCCAGCGTCATTGAACCGGCACACAATGGCAGTACAGCAGGTGCCGGACCTTCCCAGGGATATGGCGCACAGATTTCCAAGAGCACAGAGTTTAAAATACCGATTTTAAGAACGACGGCGGCACGCCGGCAGGTGCCACCCCACCGAACAGCAGCACAGGAGCGATCATGA
- the era gene encoding GTPase Era: MSKSKAKLGLIEAKGXGFRAGFAVLAGRPNAGKSTLTNALVGAKVAITSAKPQTTRHTIRGIVHRDEFQLVLVDTPGLHRPRTLLGKRLNDLVADTLSEVDVIGFCLPANEKIGPGDRYIATQLGQVGNKPVVAIVTKTDTVDRQAVTDQLIAVEALGRVVIGERGFAAVVPVSAVEDFQVETLAKVFAEYLPLSPALYPDGELTDEPEAVMVAELIREAALEGVRDELPHSLAVVVEEILPREGRTEDSPLLDVRVNLYVERPSQKAIIIGKGGARLREVGTNARKGIEALLGTRIYLDLHVKVAKDWQRDPKQLVKLGF; this comes from the coding sequence ATGAGTAAGTCAAAAGCTAAATTAGGGCTGATTGAAGCCAAGGGTGANGGGTTTCGCGCAGGTTTTGCTGTTCTTGCCGGCCGTCCCAACGCAGGCAAATCAACATTGACCAACGCGTTGGTNGGGGCAAAAGTTGCCATCACTTCCGCCAAGCCGCAGACAACCCGTCACACCATTCGCGGTATCGTCCACCGGGATGAGTTCCAGCTTGTTCTGGTGGATACACCAGGACTGCACAGGCCGCGCACCCTTCTGGGTAAGCGCCTCAATGACCTTGTTGCCGATACTCTCTCCGAGGTGGATGTCATTGGTTTCTGCCTGCCGGCCAATGAAAAGATCGGCCCCGGGGACCGCTACATTGCCACGCAACTAGGTCAAGTGGGTAATAAGCCTGTCGTGGCCATCGTGACCAAGACCGACACCGTGGACCGCCAAGCCGTCACCGACCAGCTGATCGCCGTTGAAGCGCTAGGACGTGTGGTCATCGGTGAGCGGGGATTCGCCGCCGTCGTGCCTGTCTCAGCGGTAGAAGATTTTCAGGTGGAAACCCTTGCGAAGGTCTTTGCCGAGTACCTGCCGCTCTCACCAGCACTGTACCCCGACGGCGAGCTGACAGATGAGCCCGAGGCTGTCATGGTCGCTGAGCTGATCCGCGAAGCCGCACTTGAAGGTGTGCGCGATGAACTTCCGCACTCTCTGGCTGTTGTTGTTGAAGAGATTTTGCCNCGCGAGGGCCGCACGGAGGACAGCCCGTTGCTGGATGTGCGTGTCAACCTCTATGTTGAGCGCCCGTCGCAGAAGGCCATCATTATTGGTAAAGGTGGTGCCCGGCTGCGTGAGGTGGGTACCAATGCCCGGAAAGGGATCGAGGCGTTGCTGGGGACCAGAATCTACTTGGACCTCCACGTTAAGGTCGCAAAGGACTGGCAGCGGGATCCGAAGCAGCTTGTCAAGCTAGGGTTCTAG
- the hemW gene encoding radical SAM family heme chaperone HemW, with protein sequence MTPSVLPLGDPAPADGILPAQAAVGAQERKFSLYAHIPFCAVRCGYCDFNTYTATELGGGASQDAYAETAVREVQFAARAMVASGMPARKLSTVFFGGGTPTLLPASDLTRVLGAAVELWGLEDGAEVTTEANPDSVTKESLQELFDGGFTRVSFGMQSAVPHVLKVLDRTHRPERVPQAVAWAREVGLNVSVDLIYGTPGESVADWETSVRTALSYAPDHISAYSLIVEEGTKLAAQIRRGQVPNIDDDDHAVKYELADALFQEAGLSWYEVSNWSRTPDDACAHNLAYWRGDDWXGIGPGAHSHMGGVRWWNVKHPTAYANRLDAGQSPAAGRETLDGDTRELERIMLVSRLSEGLAIETLGPEARKAVAGLIAQELIDPFKAFAGTLVLTLKGRLLGDAVTRALLP encoded by the coding sequence GTGACTCCCAGCGTTTTACCCCTCGGGGACCCGGCTCCGGCCGACGGCATCTTGCCCGCGCAAGCTGCCGTCGGCGCACAGGAGCGCAAGTTCAGTCTGTACGCGCACATTCCGTTTTGCGCCGTGCGGTGCGGCTACTGCGACTTCAACACCTACACGGCCACCGAACTCGGCGGCGGTGCCTCTCAGGACGCGTATGCCGAAACTGCTGTGCGCGAAGTTCAGTTCGCCGCACGGGCCATGGTCGCTTCCGGGATGCCTGCGCGAAAGCTGAGTACGGTGTTCTTCGGTGGTGGCACTCCCACCCTTCTGCCCGCCAGTGACCTCACCAGAGTCTTGGGTGCCGCCGTCGAACTATGGGGGCTTGAAGACGGCGCCGAGGTCACCACTGAGGCCAACCCGGATTCGGTGACCAAGGAGTCTTTGCAGGAACTGTTCGACGGCGGATTCACTCGGGTATCNTTTGGCATGCAGTCGGCGGTGCCACACGTCTTGAAAGTACTTGACCGCACACACCGGCCCGAACGTGTACCGCAGGCAGTTGCCTGGGCGCGTGAGGTAGGCCTGAACGTGAGCGTCGACTTGATCTACGGCACTCCGGGNGAGTCGGTGGCTGACTGGGAAACGTCCGTGCGAACAGCCCTGAGTTATGCTCCTGACCATATCTCGGCCTACTCCCTCATTGTTGAAGAAGGCACCAAGCTGGCGGCCCAGATTCGCCGCGGTCAGGTACCGAACATTGACGACGACGACCACGCCGTGAAGTATGAGCTCGCCGACGCACTGTTTCAGGAAGCGGGTCTGTCCTGGTATGAGGTCAGCAATTGGTCCAGGACTCCCGACGACGCCTGCGCGCACAACCTAGCGTATTGGCGCGGGGATGACTGGTGNGGGATCGGCCCTGGCGCGCATTCGCATATGGGTGGTGTGCGCTGGTGGAACGTCAAGCACCCCACCGCCTATGCCAATAGGCTCGATGCCGGCCAATCACCTGCTGCTGGCCGGGAAACCCTTGATGGCGACACTCGCGAGCTTGAACGGATCATGTTGGTCTCAAGGCTCTCGGAAGGCCTAGCGATAGAGACCTTGGGCCCGGAGGCACGCAAGGCTGTGGCGGGTCTCATTGCGCAGGAACTCATCGATCCGTTCAAGGCGTTTGCCGGGACACTGGTTCTGACCCTCAAGGGCAGACTGTTAGGTGACGCTGTGACCCGGGCACTGCTGCCCTAA
- a CDS encoding DUF4870 domain-containing protein, producing the protein MNDAPKPPLTPSEDKQWAFVSHCGGILGCIPSLLIYKLLAPRGRFTAQESFEALNFTLPPTVIAVALNLLAIIFTLFNPAIGTVFSMLALLVWAFLTVFSVIAAVRVNRGQPYRYALNLRMLK; encoded by the coding sequence ATGAATGATGCNCCCAAACCGCCGCTGACNCCCTCCGAGGATAAGCAGTGGGCATTCGTCTCTCATTGCGGCGGCATCCTTGGCTGCATCCCGTCACTGTTGATCTATAAACTCCTGGCNCCCCGTGGCCGGTTTACCGCCCAGGAATCCTTTGAGGCACTGAATTTCACCTTGCCGCCAACAGTTATCGCAGTGGCGTTGAATTTGCTAGCGATCATCTTCACACTGTTCAACCCGGCTATTGGGACAGTCTTTTCNATGCTCGCCTTGCTGGTGTGGGCTTTCTTGACTGTTTTCTCAGTCATCGCAGCCGTGCGTGTCAACCGTGGTCAGCCATACCGCTATGCCCTGAACCTGCGGATGCTAAAGTAA
- the dnaJ gene encoding molecular chaperone DnaJ, giving the protein MSNHYDALGVSRDATAEEIKKAYRKLARKLHPDVNDAPDAQDRFKSVTHAYEVLSDPQXRRVYDTTGNENGNDNGAGNFDGQXFGXQDIFETFFGGAGGGGGGRGPASRMRRGQDALITVRVELREAVFGVNKKLEIDTAITCPTCEGSCCRAGTSPTTCDICHGSGQIQRPMRSILGNVMTLATCNSCQGFGTMIIDPCNECMGDGRIRNRRSLTIKVPAGVSTGTRIQLGGQGEAGPAGGPAGDLYVEMKVNNDPAFLREGDDLHATLSVPMTAAALGTELTFETYDGEQPISIKPGTQAGEVINLRSLGVTHLRGFGRGDLKVHVHVETPTKPDAAQEELLKQLAALRGETYTEGKLVTSGGMFARLRDKFGNL; this is encoded by the coding sequence TTGAGTAATCACTACGACGCATTGGGCGTCTCCCGCGACGCTACAGCCGAGGAAATCAAGAAGGCCTACCGGAAGCTTGCACGCAAGCTGCACCCTGACGTTAATGACGCACCGGATGCCCAGGATCGTTTCAAATCAGTGACCCACGCGTACGAGGTTCTCTCCGACCCGCAANAACGCCGTGTCTATGACACCACTGGTAATGAAAACGGCAATGACAATGGTGCAGGGAACTTTGACGGCCAGNGGTTTGGTNTTCAGGACATCTTTGAGACGTTCTTTGGCGGAGCTGGTGGCGGCGGTGGAGGGCGCGGCCCGGCCTCACGTATGCGCCGCGGCCAGGATGCGCTCATCACTGTCCGCGTTGAACTGCGGGAGGCCGTCTTTGGTGTGAACAAGAAACTTGAAATCGACACCGCCATCACCTGTCCCACGTGTGAGGGCAGCTGCTGCCGTGCAGGAACCTCGCCCACCACGTGTGACATCTGCCATGGCAGCGGCCAGATTCAACGCCCCATGCGATCCATCCTTGGCAACGTTATGACGTTGGCAACATGTAATTCCTGCCAGGGTTTCGGCACCATGATCATTGACCCCTGTAACGAATGCATGGGTGATGGACGCATCCGCAACCGACGCAGTCTCACCATCAAGGTCCCTGCCGGTGTGAGTACCGGAACGCGTATCCAGCTTGGTGGACAGGGCGAGGCTGGCCCAGCTGGCGGACCTGCAGGGGATCTGTATGTAGAGATGAAGGTCAACAACGATCCTGCGTTCTTGCGAGAGGGTGATGATCTGCACGCCACGCTCAGTGTGCCGATGACTGCTGCGGCGTTGGGCACCGAGCTCACCTTTGAAACATACGACGGTGAGCAGCCCATCAGCATCAAGCCCGGCACCCAGGCCGGTGAAGTGATCAACCTGCGCAGCCTAGGAGTAACCCACCTGCGTGGATTTGGCCGAGGAGACTTGAAAGTCCACGTGCATGTTGAGACACCAACCAAGCCTGACGCTGCCCAGGAAGAACTCCTGAAGCAGCTGGCGGCGCTGCGCGGTGAAACATACACCGAGGGCAAACTGGTGACAAGCGGAGGCATGTTTGCCAGGCTTCGCGATAAATTCGGCAACCTCTAA
- the hrcA gene encoding heat-inducible transcriptional repressor HrcA has protein sequence MSEPRKLEVLRAIVEDYVHTREPVGSKALVERHHLGVSSATIRNDMAALEEEGLITAPHTSSGRIPTDKGYRVFVDQLSVVKPLSAAERRAISVLLEGSTDLDDVLERTVRALAHLTNQVAVVQYXRSGAATVRHLEFVSLAARQVLVVLILASGKVEQCVIDLGASLDEGALSGLRHVFLASLNGLPVAKLPDAVVKIPLNLQPAEQGPATRLAQGLALLARNAREDRIVMAGTANLARSNNDFPLSIGPVLDALEEQVVLLRLLEAMAQDSLGMAVVIGRENPHDSLAEASVVASSYGPGESAKLGIVGPTRMDYPNTMSSVRAVAQYLSRILAG, from the coding sequence ATGAGTGAACCACGGAAGTTGGAAGTCCTTCGGGCCATTGTTGAAGACTATGTGCATACGCGTGAACCCGTAGGCTCCAAAGCCCTTGTTGAACGGCATCACCTGGGTGTCTCAAGCGCCACCATCCGTAACGACATGGCTGCGCTTGAGGAAGAGGGTTTGATCACCGCCCCACACACCAGCTCAGGGCGGATTCCTACAGACAAGGGCTACAGAGTCTTTGTTGACCAACTCTCTGTAGTGAAGCCGCTCTCCGCCGCGGAACGCCGTGCCATCTCCGTGCTGCTTGAGGGATCCACTGACCTCGATGACGTCCTTGAACGTACGGTGCGGGCCTTAGCGCACTTGACCAACCAAGTTGCCGTGGTGCAATACNCCCGCTCAGGGGCCGCCACGGTGCGCCACCTTGAGTTTGTCTCATTGGCGGCGCGTCAGGTGCTCGTTGTGCTGATCCTAGCCTCGGGCAAGGTTGAACAATGTGTGATCGATCTCGGTGCCTCCCTGGACGAAGGTGCACTGTCCGGGCTACGCCACGTTTTCCTGGCCAGCCTAAACGGGTTGCCTGTTGCCAAGCTACCTGATGCCGTCGTTAAAATACCGCTGAATCTCCAGCCCGCCGAACAGGGGCCGGCCACCCGGCTTGCCCAGGGACTGGCCCTGTTGGCCCGCAATGCCCGTGAAGACAGAATCGTTATGGCTGGCACTGCTAACCTTGCCCGGTCCAACAATGACTTCCCGCTCAGTATTGGGCCGGTCCTTGACGCTTTGGAGGAGCAAGTTGTGTTACTGCGCCTGCTAGAAGCCATGGCCCAAGACTCCTTGGGTATGGCGGTAGTCATAGGACGGGAAAACCCGCACGATTCCCTTGCCGAGGCGTCAGTTGTGGCCAGCAGCTACGGCCCTGGAGAAAGCGCCAAGTTGGGCATTGTCGGCCCAACTCGGATGGATTACCCCAACACCATGTCCAGTGTGCGCGCAGTGGCGCAGTACCTGTCTAGAATTTTGGCCGGCTAA
- a CDS encoding DUF3097 domain-containing protein, which yields MQYNQWGPQDLSAPAARTLPKVEARSGLVLEDVQTGWVGAVVRLEKSGGMHIVELADRREKIRAFPLGFGFLLEGEPVELIAPVSTAGEENLRTASGSVKIADTRAKVAKASRIWVEGKHDAELVEKVXGDDLRVEGIVVEPLRGIDDLTGAVAAFAPGPNRRLGILVDHLVPGSKETRIVADLXERPGLSRNVLVVGHPYVDVWQAIKPSTLGIPAWPTVPRTMEWKQGILKAFNWPHSTAEDIGLGWQRLLSRVNSYSDLEPSLLGRVEEVIDFLTAPVS from the coding sequence GTGCAATACAACCAGTGGGGTCCCCAAGACCTTAGTGCCCCGGCTGCGCGCACCCTGCCCAAGGTAGAGGCCCGTTCAGGACTTGTTCTAGAAGACGTCCAAACTGGCTGGGTGGGGGCGGTGGTCCGCCTCGAGAAGTCTGGCGGCATGCACATTGTGGAACTTGCCGACAGGCGAGAGAAGATCCGTGCTTTTCCGCTGGGTTTTGGTTTCCTCCTCGAAGGCGAACCCGTTGAACTGATTGCNCCTGTCAGCACTGCNGGTGAAGAAAATCTACGGACCGCTTCGGGTTCGGTGAAAATTGCTGATACCCGGGCCAAGGTGGCAAAGGCCAGCCGAATCTGGGTTGAAGGCAAGCACGACGCCGAACTCGTCGAGAAAGTTTGNGGGGACGACTTGCGGGTTGAGGGCATTGTGGTGGAACCGCTTCGCGGCATTGACGACCTCACCGGCGCGGTGGCCGCCTTCGCCCCAGGCCCCAACCGCCGGCTGGGCATTTTGGTGGACCATTTGGTGCCCGGCTCGAAGGAAACACGCATTGTGGCGGATCTCATNGAAAGGCCAGGGCTAAGCCGGAACGTCTTGGTGGTGGGCCACCCTTATGTTGACGTGTGGCAGGCTATCAAACCCTCAACTTTAGGCATCCCGGCCTGGCCAACCGTGCCGCGAACAATGGAGTGGAAGCAAGGAATCCTCAAAGCGTTCAACTGGCCGCACAGCACGGCTGAAGATATTGGACTTGGCTGGCAGCGACTGCTTTCGCGGGTGAACTCCTACTCAGATTTGGAGCCATCACTGTTGGGTCGTGTGGAAGAGGTCATCGATTTCCTCACAGCACCCGTATCCTAG
- the ybeY gene encoding rRNA maturation RNase YbeY yields MSIEINNESGVEVRQEELVRLIKHILAAMFLHPQTEVSVILADVDTMEKLHIEWMDEPGATDVLSFPMDELRPGTAAMPTPAGLLGDIVLCPVIAQEQAVAAGHSMEEELLLLTTHGMLHLMGYDHGEPEEKEEMFGIQRELLSNFLGRKPRETMK; encoded by the coding sequence ATGAGTATCGAAATCAACAACGAATCAGGCGTGGAGGTGCGCCAGGAAGAGCTAGTTCGGCTCATCAAGCACATCTTGGCTGCCATGTTCCTCCACCCACAAACAGAGGTATCGGTGATTCTTGCCGATGTGGACACCATGGAGAAGCTGCATATTGAATGGATGGATGAGCCAGGAGCTACCGATGTCCTGTCTTTCCCTATGGATGAACTGCGCCCCGGCACGGCAGCGATGCCCACNCCTGCGGGCCTGCTGGGTGACATTGTGCTCTGCCCGGTGATTGCCCAGGAACAAGCGGTGGCCGCTGGCCACTCCATGGAAGAAGAACTGCTGCTTTTGACCACTCATGGCATGTTGCATTTGATGGGTTACGATCACGGTGAACCGGAAGAAAAGGAGGAGATGTTTGGGATCCAGCGTGAACTCCTCTCCAACTTCCTGGGCAGGAAGCCCCGGGAGACAATGAAGTGA
- a CDS encoding GerMN domain-containing protein has product MRMVDKIAIIGLSLSLALVGCTSTELDKHDLTMPTTNATTDLGLVTSAPLETATATQTLPVYWLGHSNNDVFLYREXFPTKSTDDPIVGALRAMMSTNPADPDYFSLWNSPARLGASISAKNVITIDISADAFGQKVDKGLAERSISQLVYTATAAAAMAGLVDTTTSIQVSVLVDGHTGYNAFGHVTLEKPLTRNADFVAPVWIIDPANGSTYKSLPLKVAGXGVSPTGKLTWSLSHVIDGTVGGQYSNGTVAIPQGPNELGQFSINLVPPLGSYELSVYIEDPKRPGVKQGIDTKLLTISAPSIK; this is encoded by the coding sequence ATGCGAATGGTAGACAAGATTGCCATCATTGGGCTTTCGCTGTCCCTTGCCTTGGTGGGCTGCACTTCCACGGAATTGGACAAGCACGATCTAACGATGCCCACAACCAACGCCACAACGGATCTCGGTCTGGTGACAAGTGCACCGTTGGAAACCGCCACGGCTACGCAGACCCTGCCGGTGTATTGGCTTGGTCACAGCAATAACGACGTTTTTCTATACCGTGAGTTNTTCCCCACCAAATCCACCGATGACCCCATAGTGGGCGCCTTGCGAGCCATGATGAGTACCAACCCTGCTGACCCGGACTATTTCTCGCTCTGGAACAGTCCGGCAAGACTTGGCGCATCGATCTCCGCCAAGAATGTCATCACAATTGATATCTCGGCTGACGCCTTTGGCCAAAAAGTGGACAAGGGCCTGGCAGAACGTTCAATTTCTCAGCTGGTGTACACGGCCACTGCCGCGGCGGCCATGGCGGGGCTGGTGGATACAACAACGTCTATCCAAGTTTCAGTGCTTGTGGACGGGCATACGGGCTACAACGCTTTTGGTCACGTNACCCTTGAGAAGCCGCTGACCCGCAACGCGGACTTTGTGGCACCTGTGTGGATTATTGACCCCGCCAACGGCTCAACCTATAAGAGTCTGCCTCTCAAGGTTGCGGGCCANGGGGTCTCGCCCACCGGAAAGCTGACATGGTCCTTATCCCATGTCATTGACGGCACAGTGGGTGGGCAGTACTCAAATGGAACGGTGGCCATTCCACAAGGGCCTAATGAATTGGGTCAGTTCAGCATCAACCTGGTGCCNCCTCTGGGCAGCTACGAGCTCTCTGTCTACATCGAGGATCCCAAGCGACCCGGGGTAAAGCAGGGCATTGACACGAAACTTCTCACCATCAGCGCCCCGTCCATCAAATAG